A genome region from Anopheles stephensi strain Indian chromosome 2, UCI_ANSTEP_V1.0, whole genome shotgun sequence includes the following:
- the LOC118507163 gene encoding uncharacterized protein LOC118507163 isoform X1 — translation MAERNGTTKGFKLEQPQAHQQQRTKAPDGGWGWMIVFAYGLANIMIVPVLQSFGLIFRDTFREIDISATKASVIINLASAVGMALGLFNGPLLRRYGFRRLAVAGGFLFSAGLMLTSSAVHFAHFIITYSIIASLGMGFCNSSFSLALNTYFVVRRNKAAGIAMTITGLGPILLPQLVSLLLGLYGARYCLLIIGALATHIIAGGLLLQPVKWHAVIAPPVPTTQLDTALALPCPRTEINIKPSTDDCAEKGTEEAQEDDELLEKCRFIDHDVDAQSLYGFELTSQMRQRESFSQPPSVGLLSTAPGSHTIQRTKSEVLAPVRQCPSETRSLKAEATAATQPARPLRWFQSGSAESVHLGSSLTMWDDRNSAVTLAENHFVQSDHQQRRPSQRRFSSYINERFSPLQKRWFEASDDTVHLGSSMKIFDERYGGGPRRGSLGSGSVPLTGGGKLPALSENQGLTDETSHLPSIVRQLENTKATSSLSSQPKVPNDASAGEKSDGFFTKVVNTFDLTLLQDKVYLNMMLGMSIAVFAEINFSLLTPFILGDLGYGTEQIASIMSTLALADLLFRFISPFVGDFLKLSPRIMYMIALSMLIVTRFSILLARSYDEMMIVAFGLGVAKGVRSVYMSLVIPSYIPLKRLPSASSIQMTTNGIVLMTIGPCVGVLRDWTGSYSKSIILINGFTIVTLLMWSAELIYVHRRQNRAKQKKVPPTDAAPTIIVS, via the exons ATGGCCGAGAGAAACGGAACCACGAAGGGCTTCAAGCTGGAGCAGCCGCAagcgcaccagcagcagcgaaccAAAGCACCCGACGGAGGCTGGGGATGGATGATTGTATTTGCCTACGGTCTGGCCAAT ATCATGATTGTACCGGTGCTACAAAGTTTTGGCCTCATCTTCAGAGACACGTTTCGGGAAATCGACATTTCTGCGACGAAAGCGTCGGTGATCATTAACCTGGCGTCGGCCGTTGGTATGGCGCTCGGATTGTTCAACGGACCACTGTTGCGAAGGTACGGCTTCCGGCGGTTAGCCGTGGCCGGTGGGTTCCTGTTCTCCGCTGGCTTGATGCTGACATCCTCGGCCGTACATTTCGCCCATTTCATCATTACCTACAGTATTATAGCGT CTCTAGGGATGGGATTCTGCAATTCGTCCTTCTCGCTGGCACTCAACACATACTTTGTGGTGCGGCGTAATAAAGCGGCCGGAATTGCGATGACCATCACCGGACTGGGACCCATCCTGTTGCCCCAGCTTGTGTCGCTTCTTCTCGGTCTGTACGGTGCTCGGTACTGTCTGCTTATTATTGGTGCGTTGGCCACACACATCATTGCTGGAGGTTTGTTACTGCAACCCGTCAAGTGGCACGCGGTGATCGCACCACCGGTGCCTACAACGCAGCTGGATACTGCACTGGCGCTGCCTTGTCCACGGACGGAAATCAATATCAAACCCAGTACGGACGATTGTGCCGAGAAGGGTACCGAGGAAGCCCAGGAAGACGATGAATTGTTGGAAAAGTGTAGATTTATCGATCACGATGTCGATGCTCAGAGCTTGTACGGGTTCGAGCTAACCTCACAGATGCGCCAACGAGAGTCGTTCTCTCAACCCCCATCGGTAGGGTTATTATCAACCGCGCCAGGGTCGCACACAATCCAAAGAACTAAAAGCGAAG TGCTTGCTCCCGTTCGACAATGTCCCTCGGAAACGCGATCCCTGAAGGCTGAAGCAACCGCCGCCACGCAACCGGCCCGTCCCCTACGCTGGTTTCAATCGGGCTCTGCGGAAAGTGTACATCTCGGCAGCTCGCTCACCATGTGGGACGATCGCAACTCCGCCGTAACGCTGGCCGAGAATCATTTTGTCCAATCGGACCACCAGCAGCGTCGTCCATCGCAGAGGCGCTTCTCGAGCTACATCAATGAGCGGTTTTCGCCGCTACAGAAACGTTGGTTCGAGGCATCGGACGATACGGTCCATCTCGGCAGCTCGATGAAGATCTTCGACGAACGGTACGGTGGTGGTCCGCGTCGGGGTTCGCTAGGGAGTGGAAGCGTCCCACTCACCGGCGGAGGTAAACTGCCAGCCCTCAGCGAAAACCAAGGTCTCACCGATGAGACTTCCCATCTGCCGTCGATTGTGCGGCAACTCGAAAATACCAAAGCTACCTCATCACTATCCTCACAACCCAAGGTGCCAAACGATGCTTCCGCCGGCGAAAAGTCGGACGGATTCTTTACCAAAGTGGTCAACACATTTGACCTGACCCTGTTGCAAGATAAAGTGTACCTGAACATGATGCTGGGTATGTCGATTGCCGTGTTTGCGGAAATCAACTTCTCCCTGCTGACACCGTTCATCCTGGGCGATCTGGGATACGGCACGGAACAGATCGCTTCGATCATGTCGACGCTGGCGTTGGCCGATCTGCTGTTCCGCTTCATCAGCCCATTCGTGGGAGATTTCTTGAAGCTCAGCCCGCGCATCATGTACATGATCGCGCTATCGATGTTGATAGTGACGCGATTCAGCATTCTGCTGGCGCGATCATACGACGAGATGATGATCGTCGCGTTCGGGCTGGGAGTCGCCAAGGGCGTGCGATCGGTGTACATGAGCTTGGTCATCCCGAGCTACATACCGCTCAAGCGATTACCGTCCGCCTCGAGCATCCAAATGACCACGAACGGGATCGTGCTAATGACGATCGGACCGTGCGTGGGCGTGTTGCGCGATTGGACCGGCAGCTACTCGAAGAGCATCATTCTCATCAACGGATTTACCATCGTGACGCTGCTGATGTGGAGCGCAGAGCTAATATACGTGCACCGGCGGCAAAACCGCGCCAAGCAGAAGAAAGTACCACCCACCGATGCTGCTCCAACGATCATCGTTTCCTGA
- the LOC118507163 gene encoding uncharacterized protein LOC118507163 isoform X2 — MDDCICLRSGQSLGMGFCNSSFSLALNTYFVVRRNKAAGIAMTITGLGPILLPQLVSLLLGLYGARYCLLIIGALATHIIAGGLLLQPVKWHAVIAPPVPTTQLDTALALPCPRTEINIKPSTDDCAEKGTEEAQEDDELLEKCRFIDHDVDAQSLYGFELTSQMRQRESFSQPPSVGLLSTAPGSHTIQRTKSEVLAPVRQCPSETRSLKAEATAATQPARPLRWFQSGSAESVHLGSSLTMWDDRNSAVTLAENHFVQSDHQQRRPSQRRFSSYINERFSPLQKRWFEASDDTVHLGSSMKIFDERYGGGPRRGSLGSGSVPLTGGGKLPALSENQGLTDETSHLPSIVRQLENTKATSSLSSQPKVPNDASAGEKSDGFFTKVVNTFDLTLLQDKVYLNMMLGMSIAVFAEINFSLLTPFILGDLGYGTEQIASIMSTLALADLLFRFISPFVGDFLKLSPRIMYMIALSMLIVTRFSILLARSYDEMMIVAFGLGVAKGVRSVYMSLVIPSYIPLKRLPSASSIQMTTNGIVLMTIGPCVGVLRDWTGSYSKSIILINGFTIVTLLMWSAELIYVHRRQNRAKQKKVPPTDAAPTIIVS, encoded by the exons ATGGATGATTGTATTTGCCTACGGTCTGGCCAAT CTCTAGGGATGGGATTCTGCAATTCGTCCTTCTCGCTGGCACTCAACACATACTTTGTGGTGCGGCGTAATAAAGCGGCCGGAATTGCGATGACCATCACCGGACTGGGACCCATCCTGTTGCCCCAGCTTGTGTCGCTTCTTCTCGGTCTGTACGGTGCTCGGTACTGTCTGCTTATTATTGGTGCGTTGGCCACACACATCATTGCTGGAGGTTTGTTACTGCAACCCGTCAAGTGGCACGCGGTGATCGCACCACCGGTGCCTACAACGCAGCTGGATACTGCACTGGCGCTGCCTTGTCCACGGACGGAAATCAATATCAAACCCAGTACGGACGATTGTGCCGAGAAGGGTACCGAGGAAGCCCAGGAAGACGATGAATTGTTGGAAAAGTGTAGATTTATCGATCACGATGTCGATGCTCAGAGCTTGTACGGGTTCGAGCTAACCTCACAGATGCGCCAACGAGAGTCGTTCTCTCAACCCCCATCGGTAGGGTTATTATCAACCGCGCCAGGGTCGCACACAATCCAAAGAACTAAAAGCGAAG TGCTTGCTCCCGTTCGACAATGTCCCTCGGAAACGCGATCCCTGAAGGCTGAAGCAACCGCCGCCACGCAACCGGCCCGTCCCCTACGCTGGTTTCAATCGGGCTCTGCGGAAAGTGTACATCTCGGCAGCTCGCTCACCATGTGGGACGATCGCAACTCCGCCGTAACGCTGGCCGAGAATCATTTTGTCCAATCGGACCACCAGCAGCGTCGTCCATCGCAGAGGCGCTTCTCGAGCTACATCAATGAGCGGTTTTCGCCGCTACAGAAACGTTGGTTCGAGGCATCGGACGATACGGTCCATCTCGGCAGCTCGATGAAGATCTTCGACGAACGGTACGGTGGTGGTCCGCGTCGGGGTTCGCTAGGGAGTGGAAGCGTCCCACTCACCGGCGGAGGTAAACTGCCAGCCCTCAGCGAAAACCAAGGTCTCACCGATGAGACTTCCCATCTGCCGTCGATTGTGCGGCAACTCGAAAATACCAAAGCTACCTCATCACTATCCTCACAACCCAAGGTGCCAAACGATGCTTCCGCCGGCGAAAAGTCGGACGGATTCTTTACCAAAGTGGTCAACACATTTGACCTGACCCTGTTGCAAGATAAAGTGTACCTGAACATGATGCTGGGTATGTCGATTGCCGTGTTTGCGGAAATCAACTTCTCCCTGCTGACACCGTTCATCCTGGGCGATCTGGGATACGGCACGGAACAGATCGCTTCGATCATGTCGACGCTGGCGTTGGCCGATCTGCTGTTCCGCTTCATCAGCCCATTCGTGGGAGATTTCTTGAAGCTCAGCCCGCGCATCATGTACATGATCGCGCTATCGATGTTGATAGTGACGCGATTCAGCATTCTGCTGGCGCGATCATACGACGAGATGATGATCGTCGCGTTCGGGCTGGGAGTCGCCAAGGGCGTGCGATCGGTGTACATGAGCTTGGTCATCCCGAGCTACATACCGCTCAAGCGATTACCGTCCGCCTCGAGCATCCAAATGACCACGAACGGGATCGTGCTAATGACGATCGGACCGTGCGTGGGCGTGTTGCGCGATTGGACCGGCAGCTACTCGAAGAGCATCATTCTCATCAACGGATTTACCATCGTGACGCTGCTGATGTGGAGCGCAGAGCTAATATACGTGCACCGGCGGCAAAACCGCGCCAAGCAGAAGAAAGTACCACCCACCGATGCTGCTCCAACGATCATCGTTTCCTGA
- the LOC118507161 gene encoding pre-mRNA-splicing factor syf1 homolog, with the protein MPIASEVNLAEVFFNEEDLPYEEEILRNAYSVKHWMRYVEHKRNAPRFVINTVFERALKELPGSYKLWYNYLKTLRKQVKGKCITDSEYEEVNNAFERALVFMHKMPRIWMDYCSFMTGQCKITRTRQVFDRALRALPITQHHRIWPLYLEFLKRFDIPETAVRVWRRYLKLCPEDAEEYVEFLQSIGHLDEAAQQLASIVDNENFVSKHGKSNHQLWNELCELISKNPDKVHSLNVDGIIRGGLRRYTDQLGHLWNSLAGYYVRSGLFDRARDIYEEAIQTVTTVRDFSQVFDAYAQFEELSLSKVMELLERNPNPTEDHEIDVELRMARFEYLMERRLLLLNSVLLRQNPHNVSEWHKRVELYEGKPHEIINTYTEAVHTVQPKLAVGKLYTLWVAFAKFYETNKQLADARIVFEKAVQVDYLKVDELASVWCEWAEMEIRQKQYDEALRIMQRATAMPKRKVAYHDDTETVQMRVYKSLKLWSMYADLEESFGTFKTCKQVYDRIIDLKICTPQIIINYGMFLEEHNYFEEAFKAYEKGIALFKWPNVYDIWNTYLTKFLNRYGGQKLERARDLFEQCLDGCPPELAKNLYLLYAKLEEQHGLARHAMAVYERATTAVKEEEMYAMFNLYIKKAAEIYGIPRTRQIYEKAIEVLPEADSRKMCVLFAEMETKLGEIDRARAIYAHCSQMCDPRVTADFWQTWKEFEIRHGNEDTMREMLRIKRSIQATYNTQINMMSAALINAAVTTGEPPKDAMRALEVKAAETTARAIAAVGASGGNIMFVRGETQGGAAKDDRVVNPDEIDIDDEDEDEEDDEDENGTEGNGGAGGVDISKKIPIERQTIPAKVFGSLHREVEEKESNEMDE; encoded by the exons ATGCCGATCGCATCGGAAGTTAACCTTGCGGAAGTTTTCTTC AACGAAGAGGACCTCCCGTACGAAGAGGAAATCCTTCGCAATGCTTACTCCGTGAAGCACTGGATGCGCTATGTCGAGCACAAGCGGAACGCACCACGATTCGTCATCAACACCGTGTTTGAACGAGCGTTGAAGGAGCTTCCCGGTTCCTATAAGCTGTGGTACAACTACCTGAAAACGCTCCGGAAGCAGGTGAAGGGCAAATGCATCACGGACAGTGAGTACGAGGAGGTGAACAATGCGTTTGAACGTGCGCTCGTGTTCATGCACAAGATGCCCCGGATCTGGATGGATTACTGCTCGTTTATGACGGGCCAGTGCAAGATAACGCGTACCCGCCAAGTATTCGACCGAGCCCTACGGGCACTCCCAATTACGCAACATCATCGGATTTGGCCACTGTATCTGGAGTTTCTGAAGCGCTTCGATATTCCCGAAACGGCGGTCCGAGTGTGGCGCCGTTACTTGAAGCTCTGCCCTGAGGATGCGGAAGagtatgtggagtttctgcaATCGATCGGCCACCTAGACGAAGCAGCACAACAGCTTGCCAGCATAGTGGACAATGAAAACTTCGTATCGAAGCACGGCAAATCGAATCACCAGCTGTGGAACGAGCTTTGTGAGTTGATTTCCAAAAATCCGGACAAAGTGCACTCGCTCAACGTGGACGGGATTATCCGGGGTGGACTGCGACGGTACACCGATCAGTTGGGCCATTTGTGGAATTCGCTCGCTGGGTATTATGTGCGCAGTGGGCTGTTTGATCGGGCGCGGGATATCTACGAGGAAGCCATCCAAACGGTCACTACTGTTCGTGATTTCAGCCAAGTTTTCGATGCGTATGCACAGTTTGAGGAATTAAGTCTAAGTAAAGTGATGGAGCTGCTCGAACGCAACCCAAATCCCACCGAGGATCATGAGATTGACGTGGAGCTGCGAATGGCTCGGTTCGAGTACCTAATGGAACGccggctgttgctgctgaacaGTGTGCTTTTACGTCAGAATCCACATAACGTTTCCGAGTGGCACAAACGGGTCGAGCTGTACGAAGGCAAACCGCACGAAATCATCAACACCTACACTGAAGCGGTACATACAGTACAACCGAAGCTGGCCGTCGGAAAGCTCTACACGCTGTGGGTGGCTTTTGCAAAGTTTTACGAAACGAACAAGCAGCTGGCGGATGCTCGGATCGTGTTCGAAAAAGCGGTTCAGGTTGACTATCTGAAGGTGGACGAGCTGGCCAGCGTTTGGTGCGAGTGGGCCGAGATGGAGATTCGGCAGAAGCAGTACGACGAAGCACTACGCATCATGCAGCGAGCCACAGCAATGCCGAAGCGAAAGGTTGCCTACCACGATGACACGGAGACGGTGCAGATGCGCGTGTACAAATCGCTCAAGCTGTGGTCGATGTACGCGGATCTGGAGGAAAGCTTCGGTACGTTCAAGACTTGCAAGCAGGTGTACGATCGTATCATCGATTTGAAGATCTGCACGCCGCAAATCATCATCAACTATGGGATGTTTCTGGAGGAGCACAATTACTTCGAGGAAGCTTTCAAGGCGTACGAGAAGGGAATTGCTTTGTTCAAATGGCCGAACGTGTACGACATCTGGAACACGTACCTAACCAAGTTCCTGAACCGGTATGGTGGTCAGAAGCTAGAGCGAGCCCGTGACCTGTTCGAGCAGTGCCTGGATGGATGTCCGCCGGAGCTGGCGAAAAATCTGTACCTGCTGTACGCCAAACTGGAAGAGCAGCACGGTCTGGCACGGCATGCAATGGCGGTGTACGAGCGAGCAACCACCGCCGTCAAAGAGGAAGAAATGTATGCCATGTTCAATCTTTACATTAAGAAGGCGGCCGAAATCTACGGCATTCCACGCACGCGCCAAATTTACGAGAAAGCGATCGAAGTGCTGCCGGAAGCGGACTCACGCAAAATGTGCGTCCTGTTTGCCGAAATGGAAACGAAGCTGGGCGAAATCGATCGCGCTCGGGCCATCTACGCACACTGCAGTCAAATGTGCGATCCGCGCGTAACAGCCGACTTCTGGCAGACGTGGAAAGAATTCGAAATCCGGCACGGCAATGAGGACACGATGAGGGAGATGCTGCGTATCAAGCGATCGATCCAGGCGACCTACAACACGCAGATCAACATGATGTCGGCGGCACTGATCAACGCTGCCGTCACGACCGGCGAACCGCCGAAGGATGCTATGCGGGCGTTGGAGGTGAAGGCAGCCGAAACAACGGCACGTGCGATAGCGGCCGTTGGTGCATCTGGCGGCAACATTATGTTCGTGCGCGGTGAAACGCAAGGAGGAGCTGCAAAGGACGATCGCGTGGTTAATCCGGATGAAATCGACATcgacgatgaggatgaggatgaggaagacgacgaggacgaaaaCGGCACGGAAGGCAATGGCGGGGCCGGCGGGGTTGATATCAGCAAAAAGATTCCCATCGAACGTCAGACCATTCCAGCGAAAGTGTTCGGTAGTCTTCATCGGGAAGTTGAAGAGAAAGAATCGAACGAAATGGACGAGTAA